From Cannabis sativa cultivar Pink pepper isolate KNU-18-1 chromosome 8, ASM2916894v1, whole genome shotgun sequence, a single genomic window includes:
- the LOC115699574 gene encoding protein PHOTOPERIOD-INDEPENDENT EARLY FLOWERING 1 isoform X1: MASKGPRSKLDHESRAKRQKALEAPREPRRPKTHWDHVLEEMVWLSKDFESERKWKLSQAKKVALRASKGMLDQATRGEKKLKEEEQRLKKVALNISKDVKKFWLKIEKLVLYKHQMELDEKKKKALDKQLEFLLGQTERYSTMLAENLVDNYKPLQQNPTQDQPKEEDGDDANGSSELNVEPPSDTADVDDDYDIQSDDESEDDEHTIEEDEALITKEERQEELAALQNEIDLPLEELLKRYAGKEKACGHSMESSSVKHDEDEPARREDSKVEDNGDEPTQMEDNVGEPTQMEDSPVKDDEDQPAQTEDSPVKGSGDEPAQMEGSPVKENWDKPLQMEDSPVKDDGDQPAQMADGPVKDDGDQPAQMEGSPVKDGGDQPAQMEGNPVKDDGDKPAEMEATPVKDDGDEPAEMVATPVKDDRDEPAQMEDSLVKDDRIEPAGMEDNINHSNENGLSAAIKIEKSNSAVSTGRRCKGESNGSLLLLENHIPEVETHEANNLAEASEELEEEEVPYDFNDEREDGDFVLGITEEKDDETTLSEEEEFAKTDSHDPMDEVALLQKESEIPIEELLSRYKKDPINNEDVDDGSEYASALSEGFADSLSVEDVEQKQLVTMDENTEQKQLVSVGEYAVSDERPPVHSPMEEQQAKHDTLSEGGKESEDIIADAAAAARSAQPTGNTFSTTKVRTKFPFLLKFPLREYQHIGLDWLVAMYEKRLNGILADEMGLGKTIMTIALLAHLACEKGIWGPHLIVVPTSVMLNWETEFLKWCPAFKILTYFGSAKERKLKRQGWLKPNSFHVCITTYRLVIQDSKVFKRKKWKYLILDEAHLIKNWKSQRWQTLLNFNSKRRILLTGTPLQNDLMELWSLMHFLMPHIFQSHQEFKDWFCNPIAGMVEGQEKVNKEVIDRLHNVLRPFILRRLKRDVEKQLPMKLEHVIYCRLSKRQRNLYEDFIASSETQATLANANFFGMISIIMQLRKVCNHPDLFEGRPIVSSFDMTGIDIQLCSPVCSVLSCGPFSRVDLRDMGLVFTHHSNRMTSWESDEVKALATPSSSIKARGDLFNLGKIVSGSENRKLYGSNIFEDIQRSIMEERIKEAKDRAAAIAWWNSLRCERRPMYSTTLRELVTVRHPVDDIHCHKANPRAYTYSTKLADIILSPVERFHKVLDLVESFLFAIPAARAPPPVCWCSKSGSSAFLQPTYKQKCTEIFSPLLTPLRPAIVRRQVYFPDRRLIQFDCGKLQELAILLRKLKSGGHRALIFTQMTKMLDVLEAFINLYGYTYMRLDGSTPPEERQTLMQRFNTNPKIFLFILSTRSGGVGINLVGADTVIFYDSDWNPAMDQQAQDRCHRIGQTREVHIYRLISESTIEENILKKANQKRALDDLVIQSGGYNTEFFKKLDPMELFSGHRSLPIKNVQKERNYNANEISLSNADVEAALKHAEDEADYMALKKVEQEEEVENEEFTEEAIGRLEDDELVNEDDAKVDEPADHSGWMTSNKENVSMQNGSDINEEKALTVVKEDDVDMLDDVKQMAAAAAAAGQAISSFENHLRPIDRYAIRFLELWDPIIDKATVDTQVGYEETEWELDRIEKYKEEMEAEIDEDEEPLVYERWDSDFATEAYRQQVEALAQHQLMEDLECEAREREDEEAGNCDTVKNEMPSDLKPKSKKKPKKAKFKSLKKGSLASASKSVKEEPSADAMSIDEDTFSQEMLTFSDAASPHSVMTKKRKKVQITMNGSEEKTSKKKSKKLKRIFVERCSLDLDTDFPVVQHDGPTDSKPAESITESEQRPLSRSRMGGKISITYMPLKRVLMIKPEKLKKGNVWTRDCVPSPDVWLPVEDAILCAVVHEYGPYWNLVSDVLYSMTAGGFYRGRYRHPVHCCERFRELIQRYVLSSSDNPNHEKVGNAGSGKALLKVTEENIRTLLDIAAEQQDGELLLQKHFTVLLSTIWKMTSRVGHLKNLASSRNSVYSGGKKFSSGKQISHTSDREPGEKLKSIIMGKINTRLVAAALDNVDSGKQDDKASPSNHSRDISANTERLDITLEFQGEMGEKLAFLPSILNLSIICSDPLSFVSKDDEEVDYLKTSVHVAENRFRAATRACLEDRHGWASSVFPTNDIRSRSAAKLPSLGKHKLPFPDLNKPSKSKFKKSVENGELRHLPSEQNILQPLLTMAAPIDLNLFSPSSPLSTDIQIDGLESNLSTDLDKLAPLEEDGFETVEHSYVPDLITGLDDCTLSPEFTDIG; this comes from the exons GAAGATGATGAACATACAATTGAGGAAGATGAGGCTCTTATAACTAAAGAAGAAAGACAGGAGGAGCTAGCTGCTTTACAAAATGAAATAGATCTTCCCCTTGAGGAGCTACTGAAACGTTATGCTGGGAAGGAAA AAGCTTGTGGACATAGCATGGAGAGTAGTTCAGTAAAGCATGACGAGGATGAACCAGCCCGGAGGGAGGATAGTAAAGTAGAGGATAATGGGGATGAACCAACCCAGATGGAGGATAATGTGGGTGAACCAACCCAGATGGAGGATAGTCCAGTAAAGGATGACGAGGATCAACCAGCCCAGACAGAGGATAGTCCAGTAAAGGGTAGTGGGGATGAACCAGCCCAGATGGAGGGCAGTCCGGTAAAGGAAAACTGGGATAAACCACTCCAGATGGAGGATAGTCCAGTAAAGGATGATGGGGATCAACCAGCCCAGATGGCAGATGGTCCGGTAAAGGATGACGGGGATCAACCAGCCCAGATGGAGGGTAGTCCAGTAAAGGATGGTGGGGATCAACCAGCCCAGATGGAGGGTAATCCAGTAAAGGATGACGGGGATAAGCCAGCCGAGATGGAGGCTACTCCAGTAAAGGATGACGGGGATGAACCAGCCGAGATGGTGGCTACTCCAGTAAAGGATGACAGAGATGAGCCAGCCCAGATGGAGGATAGTCTAGTAAAGGATGACAGGATTGAACCAGCCGGGATGGAGGATAATATTAATCATA GCAATGAAAATGGGCTTTCTGCAGCCATAAAGATTGAGAAAAGCAACTCTGCTGTATCCACTGGTCGTCGTTGT AAAGGGGAAAGTAATGGAAGTCTTCTACTTTTGGAAAACCATATACCAGAAGTTGAGACACATGAAGCCAATAATCTTGCAGAAGCTTCTGAAGagttagaggaagaagaggtgCCATATGATTTTAATGATGAACGG GAAGATGGTGATTTTGTTCTTGGCATTACAGAAGAAAAG GATGATGAGACAACCTTGTCAGAAGAGGAGGAATTTGCTAAAACAGATTCCCATGATCCTATGGATGAG GTTGCCTTACTGCAAAAGGAGAGTGAAATTCCCATTGAAGAACTGCTTTCAAGGTATAAAAAG GATCCCATCAACAATGAGGATGTGGATGATGGATCTGAGTATGCCTCTGCTTTGTCAGAGGGCTTTGCAGATTCTCTTTCAGTTGAAGATGTTGAACAGAAGCAACTGGTTACTATGGATGAAAACACTGAACAGAAGCAACTGGTTTCTGTGGGTGAATATGCTGTATCTGATGAACGCCCACCAGTCCATTCTCCCATGGAAGAACAGCAAGCCAAACATGATACTTTATCTGAAGGAGGAAAGGAAAGTGAGGATATAATTGCTGATGCAGCTGCTGCCGCAAGATCGGCACAGCCAACTGGAAATACCTTCTCCACAACAAAAGTTCGGACCAAGTTCCCTTTTCTTCTTAAATTCCCTCTTCGGGAGTATCAACATATTGGCTTGGATTGGCTTGTCGCTATGTATGAAAAAAGGCTGAATGGAATTCTTGCGGATGAGATGGGGCTTGGGAAGACAATTATGACTATTGCTTTGTTGGCACACCTAGCATGTGAGAAGGGAATATGGGGTCCACATCTAATTGTGGTTCCAACAAGTGTAATGTTGAATTGGGAAACTGAGTTTCTTAAATGGTGTCCTGCTTTTAagattttgacatattttggaAGTGCAAAAGAGCGAAAATTGAAGAGGCAAGGCTGGTTGAAGCCCAACTCATTTCATGTATGTATAACAACTTACAGGCTGGTTATTCAAGATTCTAAAGTGTTCAAGCGTAAAAAATGGAAGTACTTGATATTAGATGAAGCTCATCTGATTAAAAATTGGAAATCACAGAGATGGCAAACACTTTTGAACTTTAACTCAAAACGGCGTATTCTTTTAACTGGTACTCCACTTCAGAATGATCTCATGGAACTCTGGTCACTAATGCACTTCTTGATGcctcacatttttcagtctcaCCAAGAATTCAAAGACTGGTTTTGTAATCCAATAGCAGGGATGGTCGAGGGACAagaaaaagtaaacaaagaagTAATTGATCGTCTACATAATGTTCTTCGTCCATTTATACTACGTCGTTTGAAACGCGATGTGGAGAAGCAGCTCCCTATGAAACTTGAGCATGTTATATACTGTAGACTCTCCAAAAGGCAGCGTAATTTGTATGAAGACTTCATCGCTAGTTCAGAAACACAAGCTACTCTTGCAAATGCAAATTTTTTTGGGATGATTAGCATCATAATGCAGCTACGTAAAGTATGCAATCATCCTGACCTATTTGAAGGCCGTCCAATAGTCAGTTCTTTTGATATGACAGGTATTGACATTCAACTATGCTCTCCTGTTTGCTCAGTACTTTCGTGTGGACCATTCTCTAGAGTTGATCTCAGGGACATGGGTTTGGTGTTTACTCATCATAGCAATAGAATGACTTCTTGGGAGAGTGATGAAGTTAAAGCTCTTGCTACCCCCTCAAGTTCAATAAAAGCACGTGGTGACTTGTTTAACCTTGGAAAGATTGTGTCAGGATCTGAAAATCGAAAATTGTATGGATCAAATATTTTTGAAGATATACAGAGATCAATAATGGAGGAGAGGATTAAAGAAGCAAAGGATCGCGCAGCAGCCATTGCATGGTGGAATTCTTTGAGGTGTGAAAGAAGACCTATGTACTCAACTACCCTAAGGGAGCTTGTCACAGTAAGGCATCCTGTTGATGATATTCATTGTCACAAAGCTAATCCTCGCGCTTATACATATTCCACAAAGCTTGCTGACATAATCCTTTCACCTGTGGAACGCTTTCATAAAGTGCTTGACCTAGTTGAAAGTTTCTTGTTTGCAATCCCAGCTGCGCGGGCTCCGCCACCTGTTTGCTGGTGTAGTAAATCTGGGAGTTCTGCCTTTCTCCAACCTACTTATAAGCAGAAGTGCACCGAAATATTTTCTCCACTTTTGACTCCTTTAAGACCTGCGATTGTTCGGAGGCAGGTGTACTTTCCTGACAGGCGGCTCATACAATTTGACTGTGGCAAATTACAAGAGCTTGCGATTTTGCTTAGAAAATTAAAGTCAGGAGGTCACCGAGCACTGATATTCACTCAGATGACAAAGATGCTTGATGTTTTGGAGGCTTTTATAAATTTGTATGGCTACACTTACATGCGTTTAGATGGATCCACACCACCCGAGGAGAGGCAAACTTTGATGCAACGGTTTAATACAAATCCAAAAATATTCCTTTTTATCTTATCAACACGTAGTGGAGGAGTCGGCATCAACCTAGTTGGGGCAGATACAGTCATCTTTTATGATAGTGACTGGAATCCTGCTATGGACCAACAAGCTCAAGATCGATGCCACCGGATTGGACAGACACGTGAAGTTCATATTTACCGATTGATTAGTGAGAGCACCATTGAAGAAAATATTTTGAAGAAAGCAAATCAGAAGCGTGCCCTGGATGATCTAGTGATACAGAGTGGGGGCTACAACACTGAATTCTTCAAAAAGCTTGATCCTATGGAGCTTTTCTCTGGTCATAGATCACTTCCAATCAAGAATGTTCAGAAGGAGAGAAATTACAATGCAAATGAGATATCTCTGTCTAATGCCGATGTTGAAGCTGCTTTAAAACATGCAGAAGATGAAGCAGATTACATGGCTTTGAAGAAAGTTGAACAGGAAGAAGAAGTTGAGAATGAAGAGTTCACAGAAGAAGCCATTGGGAGATTGGAAGATGATGAATTAGTAAATGAGGATGATGCAAAGGTTGATGAACCTGCAGATCATAGTGGCTGGATGACATCGAACAAAGAAAATGTATCCATGCAGAATGGAAGTGATATTAATGAAGAAAAAGCTCTTACAGTTGTTAAGGAAGATGATGTTGACATGTTGGATGATGTTAAACAAATGGCTGCCGCTGCAGCAGCAGCTGGACAAGCAATATCATCCTTTGAGAATCATTTGCGTCCAATAGATAGATATGCAATTCGCTTTCTAGAATTATGGGACCCCATTATAGATAAGGCAACAGTGGACACTCAAGTTGGATATGAGGAAACTGAATGGGAACTCGATCGTATTGAGAAGTACAAGGAGGAAATGGAAGCTGAAATTGATGAAGATGAGGAACCTCTTGTGTATGAGA GATGGGATTCTGATTTTGCAACCGAGGCATATCGGCAGCAGGTGGAAGCACTGGCTCAACATCAG TTGATGGAGGATCTGGAATGTGAGGCAAGGGAGAGGGAAGATGAAGAAGCTGGAAATTGTGACACTGTGAA GAATGAAATGCCAAGTGATCTGAAACCTAAGTCTAAAAAGAAACCAAAGAAAGCCAAGTTCAAATCCCTAAAGAAAGGATCACTAGCTTCTGCATCAAAATCCGTGAAAGAAGAGCCATCAGCGGATGCTATGTCCATCGATGAGGACACTTTCTCTCAAGAGATGCTCACGTTCTCAGATGCAGCATCTCCACATTCAGTCATGACCAAAAAACGGAAAAAGGTTCAAATTACTATGAATGGTAGTGAAGAGAAGACTTCAAAGAAAAAGTCCAAGAAACTCAAGAGGATTTTTGTTGAGAGATGCTCTCTTGATTTAGATACTGATTTTCCAGTAGTGCAGCATGACGGACCTACAGATTCAAAACCTGCTGAGAGTATAACTGAATCTGAGCAGAGACCGCTTAGCAGAAGCAGAATGGGAGGAAAAATATCCATCACTTACATGCCCTTAAAGCGAGTTTTAATGATAAAACCAGAAAAGCTAAAGAAGGGGAATGTTTGGACGAGGGATTGTGTTCCTTCTCCTGATGTTTGGTTGCCTGTGGAGGATGCAATATTATGTGCTGTGGTACATGAATATGGCCCTTATTGGAACTTGGTTAGTGACGTCCTATATAGCATGACTGCTGGTGGGTTTTATAGGGGAAGATATCGACATCCTGTCCATTGTTGCGAGAGGTTTAGAGAACTCATCCAACGGTATGTCTTGTCTTCTTCAGACAACCCAAATCATGAGAAGGTCGGCAATGCAGGATCTGGAAAGGCTCTTCTAAAAGTTACTGAG GAAAACATTCGAACGCTGTTAGATATTGCTGCTGAGCAGCAAGACGGAGAGTTGCTCCTTCAGAAACACTTCACTGTATTGCTGTCTACTATCTGGAAGATGACCTCTCGTGTTGGTCACTTAAAGAATCTTGCATCATCACGCAATAGTGTCTACTCTGGTGGAAAAAAATTCAGTTCTGGCAAGCAGATTTCTCATACTTCCGATAGGGAACCTGGAGAAAAACTAAAATCTATCATTATGGGAAAGATTAATACTAGGTTAGTAGCAGCTGCACTTGATAATGTTGATAGTGGAAAACAGGATGACAAAGCATCTCCTTCTAATCATAGTAGAGACATATCAGCAAATACTGAACGGTTGGATATAACTCTGGAATTCCAAGGCGAAATGGGAGAAAAATTGGCTTTTCTGCCTTCTATTCTGAACTTATCAATAATTTGTTCTGACCCTCTTTCATTTGTAAGCAAAGATGATGAGGAGGTCGATTATCTCAAAACATCTGTTCATGTGGCTGAGAACCGTTTCAG GGCTGCTACAAGAGCTTGTCTTGAAGACAGACATGGCTGGGCTTCGTCTGTATTCCCGACAAATGACATTAGATCTCGTTCGGCAGCAAAACTACCGTCCTTGGGAAAGCACAAGCTCCCTTTCCCTGATTTGAACAAACCTTCCAAGTCAAAATTCAAGAAATCAGTTGAGAATGGTGAGCTACGCCACCTTCCCAGTGAGCAGAACATTCTCCAACCGTTGCTAACCATGGCAGCACCAATTGATCTCAACCTTTTCAGCCCGAGCTCACCCCTCAGTACAGATATTCAGATTGATGGTCTGGAAAGTAATTTGTCAACTGATTTGGATAAGCTAGCTCCGTTAGAAGAGGATGGTTTTGAAACAGTTGAACACAGTTATGTTCCTGACTTAATCACCGGTCTTGATGACTGTACATTATCTCCAGAATTTACAGACATTGGTTAG